One genomic segment of Drosophila melanogaster chromosome 3L includes these proteins:
- the CG6709 gene encoding uncharacterized protein, isoform B: MADDEDKPKKHTLDSLFLVYSNFQVIPTDIENEYFDSILLSQLDAWLEQAKLMPNPITRTQTGLIYMRYKKWRLEYEDFLEVLNNLASDNNLAIDEMKQIMIDAGVPNGADVVIVVK; encoded by the exons ATGGCCGATGATGAAGAtaaaccaaagaagcacacgCTGGACAGCCTGTTCTTGGTGTATTCCAACTTCCAG GTCATACCCACCGACATCGAGAACGAGTACTTTGACAGCATACTCCTCTCGCAGTTGGACGCCTGGCTAGAGCAGGCCAAGCTCATGCCCAATCCCATAACTCGAACTCAGACCGGTTTAATATACATGCGATACAA GAAATGGCGTTTGGAGTACGAAGACTTTCTCGAGGTCCTAAATAACTTGGCATCCGATAACAATCTGGCTATAGATGAAATGAAGCAAATAATGATCGATGCTGGCGTCCCGAATGGTGCTGATGTAGTTATAGTCGTCAAGTAG
- the Hez gene encoding hezron, isoform A: MSSLAPCFTVGSIVRCKTCFGDNISGEVVAFDLGVKMLIMKCPSSNGGGDEQTTCNVTIVNLSLCMDIEIVKEAIPPAEVQQPEPIDLPMIRERYRYATEHRTLSCRSYHPNASPFGQALFRLLVKRFGDPAIIWQNKGDQVAINILRQVVIDAPYATENIRYLDWNPKLAICVQEVVQNFCSKQF, from the exons ATGTCATCATTGGCTCCTTGCTTTACTGTGGGCTCTATTGTGCGCTGCAAGACTTGTTTTGGCGACAACATTTCGGGCGAG GTTGTGGCCTTCGATCTGGGCGTGAAAATGCTGATAATGAAGTGTCCATCAAGCAATGGCGGTGGCGACGAACAGACCACTTGCAATGTGACCATTGTGAACCTATCCCTGTGCATGGACATTGAAATAGTAAAGGAAGCAATTCCGCCGGCTGAAGTTCAACAGCCAGAACCGATTGATTTGCCCATG ATCCGAGAACGATACCGATACGCAACCGAACATCGTACGCTCTCCTGCCGGAGCTATCATCCCAATGCCTCGCCCTTTGGTCAAGCTCTGTTCAGACTGTTAGTCAAGCGATTCGGTGATCCCGCTATCATCTGGCAGAACAAAGGCGACCAAGTGGCGATCAATATACTCCGTCAGGTGGTCATCGATGCGCCGTATGCCACGGAGAATATCCGATACCTCGATTGGAATCCCAAGCTGGCGATATGCGTCCAAGAGGTCGTTCAAAACTTTTGCAGTAAACAATTCTAG